The Pieris napi chromosome 21, ilPieNapi1.2, whole genome shotgun sequence genome contains a region encoding:
- the LOC125060531 gene encoding uncharacterized protein LOC125060531, which yields MSEKTEVAELIKKRSSYKGQVTIFNGFLSSFESPSPPDERDYEELELRIKRFDALYNKFDEVQTRLECLQDDESQVFGEREEFGNRYYKALSNAQKILSNYKKSHIPLPSDGEGSVIHSVKLNPVKLPTIQIPKFNGLFNEWIGFRDTFMSLIHTNNDLDDINKFHYLKSSLEGSAALVVSSVELSGKNYSVAWTLLCDRFDNKNLLIQHHVAALFKIETVTRETACNLKGIVDQLNKNLRALDTLGESTKHWDTLLVYLISQKLDTKSFREWEEYKGRLPTDTRIELLHLLDFLRVRITLLDSVEHNTNSKIKPSHKIMTLQTNNINIKEICPKCDGEHKLNTCSQFLALNNEERLQLLPTFKVCFNCFSKSHFSNNCKKSGCKICKKKHSVLVHVADKQKLLVRGEGIGSNATPATSNPNNLTLSTSVSSAGQDNNCRRGNLVLLSTALVKLYDSNNREHVVRVVLDSGSTSSLLSYRMFQQLNLSYNKISQSVQGINNAITQIDKMCNLRFKSLDDSFTCNINCFILPSLTDSVPNSTVNILNLNIPTNICLADPHFYKPASIDLILGADVFWDIVGNQRIKLGDNKPTLCETRLGWIVSGPICDTVLFSTCPPNRIQCNFVHKNLIDDDINSNHQIQNQLIKFWQLEEIISSTCSGYSYEQRTCEEHFVRNTIRLSDGRFCVRIPLKESPTILGDSFQRVKQCFYSLERRLRTNPQLYNMYRDFMTEYESLGHMTECGIKYAFLFKLTSRSIV from the coding sequence ATGTCTGAAAAAACCGAAGTAgctgaacttattaaaaaGCGCAGCAGCTATAAGGGTCAAGTTACCATTTTCAACGGGTTTTTATCTTCATTTGAATCGCCATCACCTCCCGATGAAAGGGATTATGAGGAGTTGGAGTTGCGCATTAAGAGGTTTGATGCATTGTATAATAAGTTCGATGAGGTGCAAACACGATTGGAATGTTTACAGGATGATGAGAGTCAGGTGTTTGGGGAGCGTGAGGAATTTGGAAATAGATATTATAAGGCATTAAGTAATGCTCAGAAAAttctttcaaattataaaaaatctcacATTCCTCTTCCATCTGATGGCGAAGGTAGTGTCATACATAGTGTTAAACTGAATCCTGTCAAATTGCCCACGATCCAAATACCGAAATTTAACGGTTTATTTAACGAGTGGATCGGGTTTAGGGATACGTTTATGAGCCTAATTCACACCAACAACGACCTAGACGATATTAACAAATTCCATTATTTGAAGTCGTCTCTAGAGGGCAGCGCTGCTTTGGTAGTATCTTCCGTTGAGCTCTCAGGAAAGAATTATAGCGTAGCTTGGACATTACTGTGTGACAgattcgataataaaaacttattaatccAACATCATGTTGCTgcactatttaaaattgaaactGTCACACGGGAGACAGCATGTAATTTAAAGGGTATCGTTgaccaattaaataaaaatctaaggGCCTTAGATACATTGGGCGAATCCACTAAACATTGGGATACTTTATTAGTTTACCTAATAAGTCAAAAGTTAGACACAAAATCATTCCGAGAATGGGAGGAATATAAAGGCCGGCTACCCACCGACACACGTATTGAACTTTTACACTTATTAGATTTCTTACGTGTTCGCATTACTTTATTAGATTCAGTTGAACACAacacaaattcaaaaattaaacccAGTCACAAAATTATGACGTTACagactaataatattaacattaaagagaTTTGTCCTAAATGTGATGGCGAGCATAAACTGAATACGTGTTCTCAGTTTTTAGCCTTAAATAACGAAGAGCGTCTTCAATTATTGCCAACATTTAaggtttgttttaattgtttctcTAAATCTCATTTCTCAAATAATTGCAAAAAATCAGGTTGCAAAATATGTAAGAAAAAACATTCAGTTTTAGTTCACGTCGCAGATAAGCAGAAGCTGTTAGTGCGTGGTGAGGGTATTGGTTCTAATGCTACTCCCGCCACCAGTAATCCGAATAACTTGACATTATCAACCAGCGTTTCTTCTGCCGGTCAAGACAATAATTGTCGCCGCggaaatttggttttattatCCACTGCGCTAGTCAAGTTATACGATTCAAACAATCGCGAACACGTTGTTCGTGTTGTATTAGATTCTGGTAGCACATCTAGCCTTTTATCGTACAGGATGTTTCAACAGTTAAATCTgtcgtataataaaataagtcaaTCCGTTCAGGGTATTAATAATGCAATTACCCAAATCGATAAAATGTGTAATCTGCGTTTTAAGTCATTGGATGACTCATTTACGTGtaacattaattgttttattttaccatCGTTAACTGATAGTGTACCAAACAGTACAGttaatatcttaaatttaaatattcctaCGAATATTTGTTTAGCGGATCCTCATTTTTATAAACCCGCGTCCATCGACCTTATATTAGGCGCTGATGTCTTTTGGGATATAGTAGGAAACCAAAGAATTAAGTTAGGTGATAATAAACCTACTCTTTGTGAAACAAGGTTAGGTTGGATAGTTTCTGGTCCAATTTGTGAtacggttttattttcaacttgtccACCTAATCGTATTCAGTGCAATTttgttcataaaaatttaattgatgatgatattaattctaatcatcaaattcaaaatcaactTATAAAATTTTGGCAATTAGAAGAAATAATAAGTTCAACTTGTTCTGGTTATTCATATGAACAAAGGACATGTGAAGAACATTTTGTCAGAAATACTATTCGCTTGTCTGATGGTCGTTTTTGTGTTAGAATTCCTCTAAAAGAAAGTCCCACTATCTTAGGTGATTCATTTCAACGAgtgaaacaatgtttttactcATTAGAACGTAGACTTCGGACAAACCCAcaactttataatatgtatcgCGATTTCATGACTGAATACGAATCGTTGGGTCATATGACAGAATGTGGGATAAAATAtgcatttttattcaaattaaccTCACGTTCAATCGTGTAA